The following nucleotide sequence is from Juglans microcarpa x Juglans regia isolate MS1-56 chromosome 6D, Jm3101_v1.0, whole genome shotgun sequence.
CTGTTCTCTCAACAGTAAGACTAAGTATATCCATCTTCAATTATATCCTAACCTCACTGCCAGCAACAATAATTCCATAAAGCAATTATACACACAGAACAAGCATTTGTACGTGTCAGTGCATGGAATGCTGAATGTTCTTCATGTTTGTTCATCTCACTGCCTTCTGCTGGTAACCATACTTGTCTGATGGTGGTACAACCACACAGAAAAGGGAAACTGCAAGTTAACCGAAGAGGAAGGCTAACTTTGACCATGGATGATCATTTGACTTCAATTGACATATTGGTTTGTTGCTAAATACTATAGTAGCCTTGTGATTTCATGCTCCTATAAATCTAAGAGAGGACATGACAAGTTAAAGTGAATAATCTTGGTAGATGTGGAAgattatgagaaaaaataacCTTCCTGAGAATAATGTACTTCTAGAAGATACCACAAGGATTTTCATTAGCAAACAATTGGTTGAGAAGTAGGTGGTGAAGATGGCAGAGGAGATGAAGAGTCCATGTTTGATATAATAAAGGAAGCATGTGAAGCAACCAATCTTCTCAAATTACTAGATCCTTTTCTGGTTAAGCTCGAATCAATCATAATAGTAGATAATTGAACGTTTCTTTGTTTGTGAGGAAATTGCTAAAAAATGCAGAACATCATTGGACATTGGAAATCATGCATACCAACGATATGAGGAATCGTTTTACTTTTCATTGCACTTGGGAGGGCATGCACTCCTAATTTCAAGCACATGCTCGCACCAAATTAATAACTCTAGTACACTATAAAGATAAACTACTTACTTATGTTTGGCCGTTTCCTTTGTTTGTCGAGACATTGCTGAATATGGTATCGTGGATGTCtgtaaagataaaataatcactTTTGTCGATATGTGGTCGGGCTAAAATCTAATCTTGCAGTGACGTTATCTTTGTTTGTCGATTTCTTGTCGGATACGGATTCTCTATGTTCTAGTTATATGTGCATTGGTTCCAAATTCAGCATGACTAACCAATTACCTCAATTTCCCTTTCGTCCAAGTAAAACAACCTATTCTCTTGATTTTAGCAATATCGTTTTCTTTGTTTGTCGATTTCTTGTCGGATACAGATTCTCTATGTTCTAGTTATATGTGCATTGGTTCCAAATTCAGCATGACTAATCAATTACCTCAGTTTCCCTTTCTTCCAAGTAAAGCTACCTATTCTCAAGTCTCAAAATTGCCCTTCCAACAAAATTGCAGATTCCTACATCATGAATTTAGtaagataaaagttaatttCTCATTCTGTTAAGATGTTTTAGGTATGACAAGATATATTCAACTCCAAATCCTAAGAAAGggtaaattttaaatgaaaattttagattaaaaatccAAACAGAGTGTAGAACTCTTTAGCAAGTTCTTCAACAGAGGCATATGCTGCTATTATCCTAAACATGATATCTGAAATCAAggaattttaaactaattatgcTAACAGAGAAGCATATAATTAAAGCAATACCATGattcatttctaattaataattaatatcttttattttttaaggcaATCTCTCTACTTGAAAAAGCTCTATAAGAAGAAAGCAGAATAAAAGGAATATATACCCTTGAGTTTTCGCTTCCCATATATTTGTCCCTCGGCTTTGATCTTTCCAATGGCACGGCAAAGTGCAGGGCTCCTCGCCGCAGAAGCCACTGCCCAAGCAGCCACGTCATACGTCGGCGACGGAGGCACCGCCTTCTCAGCTGAaggattttctttctcaatggCTGCCATGCCGCCTTTCCTCTGCTTCTCCACCAGACTCCTCTGGGCCTCTATTCTCTTCTTTGCCGGCAAGTCCTTGATCATAATCTCCCTTTGCTTATTCTCCACCGGCAGCGAGCAAGAtctctgaaaagaaaaaaagatgccCTGCATGGCCGAGTTGGGTTCACCGGTGTTTACCTTCTCGGTTATCATTCCAGCGTTCGAGGATGACCGGATTACAGGCTTTTCTTTGAAGTGTTCAAGGTGAACTCCACCCAAAGAGAGTCCGAGACTGAGGTCTAGTTTTGGTTTAGCATTGGGTAATTCGGTGTGCTTGGGATTCTTAGACGAGAATGTCAGCATGAGACTTCTTGGTTTTCCATCGGTTTGCTTGGAAAGGTTGGCTTGCGAAGTCTTTCCTTGGTTTGGTTCACCCATTTGGACAcacaaaaagagagagtgaagaaggAACTGAaattcttctcctttttcctcCTGTTaccaaaaaggaaaacagaaagAGTTAAATGCATAAATTTGACATGGAAAGCTCGAAACCAGTACTGCAAAACCATGGCCAGAAAGTGTGAGAAGATGAGAGAAATCAAGAAGGACATGCAATTTGCAAACCCAGGAAAGCTCAAACtcagtttgaaaaaaaaaaagaaaataatcaggATGCCCAACCCGAGTAAAGCAAAACTGAGCTTACGCGGTCTTTGCAGTCGATTGCAGCAGCAAGAGCGGACAAGTACAGGGACTGATTAACACAGAGAAGTGATTGTTGTTCGACAGAAGGAGAAATAGAAGCTATCGCGCACTTAAATACTTACACgggagaaaaaaacaaagacaatacttaaacaggagaaaaaaaaaaaaaaaacgaggaCAGTTTCGTTTGCTAGCTCCTAGTTTTGCAGGCGAAAATTGACAACGCAGTTGAACATTGTCCACGTGTTGAACAGTGGATAGGAATGGACTGTGAGAGAGGACGGTTTCACATGGCATTCGGTTACTGAAAATAGCTCAGAATCAGAGTGTGTGCGCAAGTTGAAGTTGCAGTTGCGCCTCACTCAGTCAGAGAACCATTTTCAGAACATGTCGACGTCCTCTATTTGCCAGAGCTAGCCTGTGCCGTCGCTTCCCTTGAGGCTGTCGCTGTCGCTgtttgcgtttgaatgttgatttTAGTTAAATTCTTTATCAATAGGAATTAGTTAAAGATggtagaataaattttgtgaaatttatttaagatgagtttaaagtTTTATTTAGTTACTGAACTCAATTAAATTCAGCtaagttcaatctaattttaaggtgagtctaacattcaaacactctACTCTTAAAgtactaaatttatcttaactcaaaacttcCTTATATATGgaactcataatttttttcaacttaaaatatatttatatgtgagactcacaatctttttcaatttttcataaatagtattaaattcatcttaacatccaaacacattttaaactcagtttagatgggttTCATATAATTCTCTTTACtacttaactcactactattcataaagaactcaactcagctgagtttagttcaacattcaaatgtagcctaaatgtgtttagatgttaagatgagtttatatgtatttatgtgaaattgaaaaagattgtaggtcttacatataaaaaaatgttgaattgaaaaaggttgtaggtcATACGTGTAAAGAacttttgagttgagatgaatttagtaatttgagagttgagtgtttggatgttagacttagtttaaaattagactgaattgagttgaactcagatgagtttaacaaccaaactGGACCTAAAAATTTGTGGATAATAGTTAAATTTTTtgcattaagatattttatgagattttaaaaaataagagagaaaaagttaaataaaaatattataaaattaaaatatttttataatataatttttattttgagatttaaaaaatttgaattgtttcttgtgttttatttaaaaatttgtaaaaattataatgattagttaatgattaaataaaaaaattgaagatttgaaattaaaaagtgtttcaatttgtatttttagatattgatatgaaataagatgaaataaaatcatcttacAATCCAAATAGATTACAATCTATGTctaaacaattttaatttttttttatatcaatgtCCAAACAATTTAAGCATTACATTCGTGTAACAGACAAAAACAGTTAAcactaatttctttttaaagtaatgTGATATGCATATAATGTCAATCACTTTAATTTAATGAAATCACAATCTTGCTGTATTCCTTAATCTTAAGGCTCAGATTGGGTTGAGAGatactctcaacccatctcatttcagataatctcatcattatcacttttataaattctcacataaaatacaataaataatttaatttttttaaattttaaaataataataatattgaaaaataatattctaacaatattttattcaacttttaacttttattccaACTGTAATATTGTTGTATGTAGGAATTGtgaataatgatattttcaatttttaacgaAATGGATAATGTctatttattgtaaaatatagattattttagtcATTTCACATTATCTCATTTATGAACGTAATGCGACGTAATTATCCTACTGCATATAGAGGAGCTTTTGTCACCAATTTCTTTTCCATGTTTAACCCATTGAAAATCAAGAGAAGTTGGTGGCTTTGGTTTAGGAGTTTTTTTGGTAGATTATAGAGAAATCTTAGGAAGTCACAATTTTACACTTGAAATTTGATATGTGAAACAAGAAATGAAGCTTGAATGTACAATGTAGTGCTATGAAAATTAGTTTATATGACTTTATTTCTCATATTTGTCACTAAATGAAAAACAATTAGAAGATAGCCCAAAAATGTAAAGATGGGCAATGCAccaagcgaaaaaaaaaaaaaaaaaaaaaaaaaaaaaacctcttaaACAATACAATGGACCAAGGGATACGATCGAAATTTATTAGGAGTAAAATAGGGATGTGAATGAAAAGAGCCGTGTATGAGCTACTTGAGCTCGCCTATTATAGATTtgctatattataataaatgagTTGCTCgtaatataatatttgttcAAATATTAAACGAGCAAAACTTGCATAACTCGGTTTAGACTCATAAATAAAGCCTGTATAAATTGATCAACTTGGTTCGTTTGAACTTGTTTTAAAACTCGTAAACTACGTGTTATATGTGTTATATGTATTACATGTTAGCtgcaatttatgtatttaattatatagtatCAATGTATTTATTCttaatcttatatattatatttagttATGTTCCTAAAGTATGTAAAAGATTTTTGGTATAATTTATTGCATGTAATTAGTTAAAGAGAGATGCTTGGGTCACGATTTTGGATCTGAGCTTTTTTATCTAgacattctattttatttagtgattaagtaagtattttttaataatattatgaattcttttttaaatgtttaaggatataaaaaaatgtaagaaaaaaaaaataaaaaaaatgcatttaacCTTATCATGTGCTAGTATGCTAGTATGACTcttagttatattatatatatatatatatatatatatatatatatatatatatatatatatttgtaactatatatataataataactatttcatttgtgatcttatatatcatgtattactttttcttaagataaatctactttttttttttccttttttttgttcCCATATATATCAACCAACGTTGTTTTAGTAACGTATCAATGTGCTAGATCTTGACAAAATTTGTCCATATATCTCTTGCGGAGATTATCCTGCAAAAtcgaattctcaaaattttattttatttcccgTGGACAGCATGCACCTCGGAGCTTTAGAAGCATGCTGAGGATTTGACTGAAACATGTGTGATTGACTACTGAGTCTTAGGgtacttttgttttcttaacttatctcatctcatcttatctaattattacaatttttttaaattcttatacaaaataaataaataatttaatttttccacatctcaaaataaaaataatattaaaaaaatatattctatcaatattttattcaacttttaattttaatctcaacttatctcatctcttatctcatttacgaaaacaaatgagatttAGAGTCGCAATttgaaaaaaacagaaaaaacagATATTTTATGGGCTCCGTAGGATTTGATTGCACGTTTGGATGTCAAgctgaattgaattttttttataaatagtagtgagttgagatggtagagtgagttatGTGAGATCCACCTAAAACAAGTTTATATGTGTTtggatatatttatagaaaattaaaaaaatattgtaagttctacgtgtaaagatgtgttgagttgaaaaatgttgtgggtcatgtaaagatattttaaattgagatgaatttaatgatttgagagtttaGATGTTAGAAGAGGTCTAAATCTGAACCGAATTCAGTTGAGTTCAGTGTATTCAAGTAACCAAACAAGCCCTCATCTTAGGAATTAAAGtggtgtatatacatatatatatatatatatatatattacttatttataattagttattttttataaaaataattttttttttttcaaaatgagtcaattttcattataaatatacactctcattgtaaataatttattataaatattcattttccttaccgcgtatatatatatattaaacatagGACGTTAGATGATACATAAGCAATTAATGTAGTGCAAAAATATCTTATTGGACTAATTAGAAGAATAGATTGAGATAATTGAAACGATCCTTGTCCATTTCTACTAAGAAAAGCTGCCATGTGCagttttttaataatctaaCTTGTGGAATGCTTTGCCACGGCGATCGAGATCGAAGCCGTGACTGTTTGGGGTGGGACTACTCCCTAAAGACTCAGACCAAGTTGCACTGATCTTTCCATGCTCACTAAAGAGCCCTAAGAGCCCTCATGTACCTGAATTCCTTGTATTAGGAGGTGAGCACACGTGGGATTTTAATTTGTTGGCACAAGAGGGGATCGAGGGTCTCATGACCATCATGAGTTattcatttaaaagaaattagcTTAATcgatcatataatttataatatgaatataaatcggttcggtctggtccgattCGAGGATATTATTTTTCTCGAACCGGACCAAACCGAACATCCATAGGGACCGgtagctatcggtccggtcAGTCTgacctaattattttttattttatttcatctttttttttaaataaattaattaaaaaatatgtttaaatttctaaattaaaattaagtgaattattaatatggattatataactaactcattaaaaaaatattttactataattatatttatgatgtctatagttactacttactaacctagactttactctttagtatgcataattattaataatgtcatacatcttatatatgattaatgaatatcaaataatttgattgtatatagattattcatatttgcttgcaacttatgtattaaaaataattacctaattattttaattaagtgttgTGAGGGGGTAAAACACTAGGGCTCAAAGGCCAGGCCTAGCTCACTTGAATTAGAAGCTAGGGGACAAAAGGGGTGGACAAGAAAAGTCAGGAGTCATGGGGGTGTGGGGCCATCAAGAGGTAACGTGGGTGCAAGGGGGTTAGGAGGTAATGTGGGTGTAAGGGTtgtgttagggaccccggtcttgtccctaacactaaggaccaCAAGTTTGCCTTGGTGAAAATGATGACCTAGTGACCTTGTCAACTTGCTTGGCTTTCCACAAAGGGTTGGTGTttgggtgatggaatgatgaagatgatgatgaactcAGGTAGACTAAGTGTTTAGGGAGGGCATATCAATGTGGGTGGCTTGAGACTTGTCCTTG
It contains:
- the LOC121236209 gene encoding ninja-family protein AFP3-like isoform X2 produces the protein MGEPNQGKTSQANLSKQTDGKPRSLMLTFSSKNPKHTELPNAKPKLDLSLGLSLGGVHLEHFKEKPVIRSSSNAGMITEKVNTGEPNSAMQGIFFSFQRSCSLPVENKQREIMIKDLPAKKRIEAQRSLVEKQRKGGMAAIEKENPSAEKAVPPSPTYDVAAWAVASAARSPALCRAIGKIKAEGQIYGKRKLKAKVDTSSLSLPNPMETKPVFIPEATEKGKSVKLSKRKLKKPSKKVKVSKGCFQDNGMDVMKQMPSVTTTGDGPNGKRIEGFLYRYTKSQVSIVCVCHGSSLSPAEFVKHAGGKDVKHPLKHITVFPSF
- the LOC121236209 gene encoding ninja-family protein AFP3-like isoform X3 yields the protein MGEPNQGKTSQANLSKQTDGKPRSLMLTFSSKNPKHTELPNAKPKLDLSLGLSLGGVHLEHFKEKPVIRSSSNAGMITEKVNTGEPNSAMQGIFFSFQRSCSLPVENKQREIMIKDLPAKKRIEAQRSLVEKQRKGGMAAIEKENPSAEKAVPPSPTYDVAAWAVASAARSPALCRAIGKIKAEGQIYGKRKLKEKGKSVKLSKRKLKKPSKKVKVSKGCFQDNGMDVMKQMPSVTTTGDGPNGKRIEGFLYRYTKSQVSIVCVCHGSSLSPAEFVKHAGGKDVKHPLKHITVFPSF
- the LOC121236209 gene encoding ninja-family protein AFP3-like isoform X1, with product MGEPNQGKTSQANLSKQTDGKPRSLMLTFSSKNPKHTELPNAKPKLDLSLGLSLGGVHLEHFKEKPVIRSSSNAGMITEKVNTGEPNSAMQGIFFSFQRSCSLPVENKQREIMIKDLPAKKRIEAQRSLVEKQRKGGMAAIEKENPSAEKAVPPSPTYDVAAWAVASAARSPALCRAIGKIKAEGQIYGKRKLKDGLEDVAAAKVDTSSLSLPNPMETKPVFIPEATEKGKSVKLSKRKLKKPSKKVKVSKGCFQDNGMDVMKQMPSVTTTGDGPNGKRIEGFLYRYTKSQVSIVCVCHGSSLSPAEFVKHAGGKDVKHPLKHITVFPSF
- the LOC121236209 gene encoding uncharacterized protein LOC121236209 isoform X4; the encoded protein is MGEPNQGKTSQANLSKQTDGKPRSLMLTFSSKNPKHTELPNAKPKLDLSLGLSLGGVHLEHFKEKPVIRSSSNAGMITEKVNTGEPNSAMQGIFFSFQRSCSLPVENKQREIMIKDLPAKKRIEAQRSLVEKQRKGGMAAIEKENPSAEKAVPPSPTYDVAAWAVASAARSPALCRAIGKIKAEGQIYGKRKLKDGLEDVAAAKVDTSSLSLPNPMETKPVFIPEATEKGKSVKLSKRKLKKPSKKVKVSKGCFQDNGMDVMKQMPSVTTTGDGPNALSLQPNSSSMPVERMSNTH